The following coding sequences lie in one Bacteroidota bacterium genomic window:
- the ybeY gene encoding rRNA maturation RNase YbeY, translating to MISFNNEDVQFNLKNKAKLKSWIVATIEKKKQKAGDISFVFCSDAFLLEMNKEYLNHDTYTDIITFDYSKDDTQLPISGDIFISIDRVKENANKFSKTFEEELHRVIIHGVLHLLGYKDKTKVAKGEMTKQEDLCLKALKKA from the coding sequence ATGATTTCATTCAACAACGAAGACGTTCAATTCAATTTAAAAAACAAGGCCAAGCTGAAGAGTTGGATTGTTGCTACCATTGAAAAGAAGAAACAGAAGGCAGGCGACATTTCTTTTGTGTTTTGTTCAGATGCCTTTTTGTTGGAAATGAATAAAGAATACTTAAACCACGATACCTATACAGATATTATTACGTTTGATTATTCGAAGGACGACACTCAATTGCCCATAAGTGGAGACATTTTCATCAGTATTGATCGAGTAAAAGAAAACGCAAACAAATTTTCGAAGACGTTTGAAGAGGAATTGCACCGTGTAATTATTCATGGTGTGCTGCATTTGTTGGGGTATAAAGACAAAACAAAAGTGGCAAAGGGAGAAATGACCAAGCAGGAAGATCTTTGTTTAAAAGCGCTAAAAAAGGCGTGA
- a CDS encoding transglycosylase domain-containing protein, with protein MAAEKAKKNNNKKFILWFWILFGGPIIGVFVFVLCVRMFSELPNTEELQNPKTFLATEVYSSDMKVLGKFYAENRTNVKYKDISPHVVNALIATEDARFLEHSGIDLRALARAVSGALTGRSASGGGSTLSQQLAKMLFPREDLSKVELVLRKFKEWIIAVKLEREYTKQEIIAMYLNKFDYVNNAVGIKSAAQIYFGTTPDSLRIEQAATLVGMAKNPAYFNPNRFHDRAEGRRNTVLQQMEKYGYLTKTQSDSLQKIPLKLSFHPEDHNEGLAPYFREYLRDVFLKKWCEENRKPDGTKYDVYRDGLKIYTTIDSRMQRYAEEAVAEHLPVLQAQFEKELAKKRNAPFAWNVNKEEIASILKQGMKRSERYRVLKKGGMTEEEITKIFEKKIDMTIFTWKGPKDTLMSPKDSIRYYKAFLQSGFMSMEPQTGYIKAWVGGINHKFFQYDHVQIGHARQVGSTFKPFVYALAIQEGYSPCYRLPNVPTTITYDGKDWTPNNSDNKKNGRMMTLQQALANSVNYITAYLMKQFGPQATVDLCRRMGIVSPIEAVPAICLGTPEISVFEMVGANSTFANKGTWIEPTFVTRIEDKNGKVIADFVPRTEEVMNEEKAYVMIQLMKGVVQIGTGSRLRYRFKLNMPIAGKTGTTQNNSDGWFMGITPDLVSGCWTGAEDRAVHFDNTLYGQGAEMALPIWAKFMQKVYADKSIKLTQGDFEKPSKKIDIEMDCSKYNKELEGEEDQFNTGELE; from the coding sequence ATGGCTGCAGAAAAAGCAAAAAAGAACAACAATAAAAAATTTATCCTGTGGTTTTGGATTCTCTTTGGGGGTCCGATTATAGGCGTTTTTGTTTTTGTGTTATGCGTTCGGATGTTTAGCGAACTGCCCAATACGGAGGAATTACAAAACCCCAAAACATTTTTAGCAACAGAAGTATACTCCAGCGACATGAAAGTGTTGGGAAAATTTTATGCTGAAAACCGTACAAATGTAAAATACAAAGACATTTCTCCTCATGTTGTAAACGCCTTGATTGCAACGGAAGATGCTCGTTTCTTAGAACATTCCGGAATAGACTTGCGAGCACTTGCAAGAGCTGTTTCTGGAGCATTAACAGGCCGCTCGGCCAGTGGTGGCGGTAGTACTTTGTCGCAACAATTAGCAAAAATGCTTTTCCCACGTGAGGATTTGAGTAAAGTTGAATTGGTGTTGCGTAAATTTAAAGAGTGGATTATTGCCGTTAAACTAGAGAGAGAATACACCAAGCAAGAAATCATTGCGATGTATTTGAACAAGTTTGATTATGTGAACAATGCGGTAGGAATCAAATCGGCAGCACAAATTTATTTTGGCACCACACCCGATTCACTTCGCATCGAACAAGCAGCAACGCTTGTGGGGATGGCGAAAAATCCGGCATACTTTAATCCGAATCGTTTTCACGATAGAGCAGAAGGCAGAAGAAATACGGTTCTTCAGCAGATGGAAAAATATGGCTATCTGACAAAAACGCAATCCGATTCATTACAAAAAATTCCCTTGAAATTGAGCTTCCATCCCGAAGACCATAACGAAGGTTTAGCGCCTTACTTTCGTGAATATTTGAGAGATGTGTTTTTGAAAAAATGGTGTGAAGAAAACCGTAAGCCGGATGGAACCAAGTACGATGTATATCGTGACGGATTAAAAATTTATACCACCATCGACTCACGCATGCAGCGATATGCGGAAGAAGCGGTTGCAGAGCACTTACCCGTTTTACAAGCACAATTTGAAAAAGAGTTGGCGAAAAAACGAAACGCACCTTTTGCTTGGAACGTGAACAAAGAGGAAATAGCGAGTATTTTGAAACAAGGGATGAAGCGTTCGGAGCGGTATCGTGTTTTGAAAAAAGGCGGTATGACCGAAGAGGAGATCACTAAAATCTTTGAGAAAAAAATCGACATGACGATTTTTACCTGGAAAGGTCCGAAAGATACATTGATGTCGCCTAAAGATTCTATCCGCTATTACAAAGCATTTTTACAGTCGGGATTTATGTCGATGGAACCTCAAACGGGCTATATCAAAGCGTGGGTAGGAGGAATCAATCACAAATTTTTTCAATACGATCACGTACAAATCGGGCATGCGCGACAAGTGGGTTCTACCTTTAAACCCTTTGTTTATGCATTGGCTATTCAAGAAGGGTATTCACCATGTTACCGGTTGCCAAACGTTCCAACAACGATTACATACGATGGAAAAGACTGGACGCCTAACAATTCCGACAACAAGAAGAATGGCCGGATGATGACACTGCAACAAGCATTGGCAAACTCCGTGAATTACATTACCGCATATTTGATGAAACAATTTGGCCCACAAGCAACAGTTGACTTGTGCCGAAGAATGGGTATTGTATCTCCAATAGAAGCGGTTCCGGCTATTTGTTTGGGAACACCTGAGATTTCGGTGTTTGAAATGGTGGGCGCGAATTCTACATTTGCAAACAAAGGAACATGGATTGAACCAACATTCGTAACGCGCATTGAAGATAAAAATGGAAAAGTAATTGCAGATTTTGTTCCACGTACCGAAGAGGTGATGAACGAAGAAAAAGCATATGTGATGATTCAATTGATGAAAGGTGTTGTACAAATTGGAACAGGATCACGACTGCGTTATCGCTTTAAATTAAACATGCCGATTGCAGGAAAAACCGGAACAACACAAAACAACTCCGATGGTTGGTTCATGGGAATTACTCCGGATTTAGTTTCTGGATGTTGGACCGGTGCGGAAGACAGAGCAGTGCATTTTGACAATACGTTATACGGACAAGGAGCGGAAATGGCGTTGCCTATCTGGGCGAAATTTATGCAGAAGGTGTATGCAGACAAGTCGATTAAATTGACTCAAGGTGATTTCGAAAAGCCGTCAAAAAAAATTGATATAGAAATGGATTGTAGCAAATACAACAAAGAGTTGGAGGGAGAAGAAGATCAATTTAATACAGGAGAGTTGGAATAA
- a CDS encoding CoA transferase subunit A, whose product MNKTVKNAEEAIKDIQDNVTIMLGGFGLCGIPENSIAALVKKGVKGLTCISNNAGVDDFGIGLMLKTRQVKKMISSYVGENAEFERQLLSGELEVELIPQGTLATRCLAAGYGMPAIFTPAGVGTEVAIGKESRKFMVDGVEKEFLMEMAFDADFAIVKAWKGDPHGNLIFRETARNFNPMMAMAGKITIAEVEELVPAGSLDPDHIHTPGIYVHRIFQGVNYEKRIEQRTVRKK is encoded by the coding sequence ATGAATAAAACAGTAAAAAATGCCGAGGAGGCAATCAAAGACATTCAGGACAATGTAACCATTATGCTTGGTGGATTCGGTTTGTGTGGGATTCCGGAAAACAGTATTGCAGCGCTTGTAAAAAAGGGCGTTAAAGGATTAACATGTATTTCAAACAATGCCGGTGTAGATGATTTCGGGATCGGGTTGATGTTAAAAACACGACAAGTGAAAAAAATGATTTCTTCGTATGTGGGTGAGAACGCAGAGTTTGAGCGTCAGCTATTGAGTGGAGAATTGGAAGTAGAATTAATTCCACAAGGAACATTAGCAACACGCTGTTTGGCTGCTGGATATGGCATGCCGGCAATATTCACACCGGCAGGTGTAGGAACAGAAGTGGCCATTGGAAAAGAGTCGCGTAAGTTTATGGTGGATGGGGTAGAAAAAGAATTTTTAATGGAGATGGCATTTGACGCGGATTTCGCTATTGTAAAAGCATGGAAAGGCGACCCTCACGGAAATTTAATTTTTAGAGAAACGGCCAGAAACTTTAATCCGATGATGGCGATGGCAGGAAAAATAACTATTGCTGAGGTGGAAGAGTTGGTGCCTGCAGGTTCGTTGGATCCAGACCATATTCACACTCCAGGAATTTATGTGCATCGTATTTTCCAAGGCGTGAATTATGAAAAAAGAATAGAGCAAAGAACAGTACGGAAAAAGTAA
- the holB gene encoding DNA polymerase III subunit delta', which translates to MLFKEIIGQQAVKERLVRSHKEGRISHAQLFLGPQGSGNLPMALAYAQFISCTNKAEDDSCGTCSSCVKYNKLVHPDLHFVYPVALSKDVKTSTDVAAEWREAFLDNPYITLFSWFEQLAAENKQAVIGVEESGEILRKLSLTTYESEYKIMIIWQAEKMNPAAANKLLKILEEPPDKTLFLLVCENEDQLLRTIVSRTQLIKINKISDADLIDALVSQHGQTPDAAEKIAHLADGSYAEALLLVSENENAGQNLVSFQKLMRASLKFDPKAVISWIDEVNAGGRERQKNFLNYALHIMRESAMMNYGDDSLIKLSADEQEFVKKFSPFIHGANIERFIEELNKAHFHMERNASAKILFMDLAFKFNELLNVPKPEMIN; encoded by the coding sequence ATGTTATTCAAAGAAATCATAGGTCAGCAAGCGGTGAAAGAAAGGCTTGTTCGTTCTCATAAAGAGGGTCGAATCAGTCACGCCCAGTTGTTTCTTGGTCCGCAAGGTTCTGGAAATTTACCAATGGCATTGGCCTACGCTCAGTTTATTTCCTGCACCAACAAAGCCGAGGACGACTCATGCGGCACTTGTTCTTCCTGTGTGAAATACAACAAGTTGGTGCACCCCGATTTACATTTTGTTTACCCTGTTGCACTTTCCAAAGATGTGAAAACGAGTACAGATGTGGCAGCAGAATGGAGAGAAGCCTTTTTGGACAACCCTTACATTACCCTGTTCAGTTGGTTCGAACAACTCGCGGCAGAAAACAAACAAGCGGTTATCGGGGTAGAAGAAAGCGGTGAAATTTTACGAAAGCTTAGCTTAACGACTTACGAGTCGGAATATAAAATTATGATAATCTGGCAAGCCGAAAAGATGAACCCGGCAGCGGCAAACAAGCTGTTGAAGATCTTGGAAGAGCCGCCTGACAAAACCTTGTTTTTGTTGGTTTGTGAAAACGAAGACCAATTGTTGAGAACGATTGTGTCGCGTACACAGCTCATTAAAATCAACAAAATTAGCGATGCCGATTTGATAGATGCGTTGGTTTCACAACACGGTCAAACGCCCGATGCAGCAGAGAAAATAGCACATTTAGCAGATGGAAGCTATGCTGAAGCGCTTTTGTTGGTAAGTGAAAATGAAAATGCTGGACAAAATTTAGTGAGTTTTCAGAAGTTGATGCGAGCAAGCTTGAAGTTTGATCCCAAAGCGGTTATTTCATGGATTGATGAAGTAAATGCCGGTGGAAGAGAGCGTCAAAAAAACTTTTTAAATTATGCCCTTCACATTATGCGTGAAAGCGCAATGATGAATTATGGCGATGATAGTTTGATAAAGTTGAGTGCAGACGAACAAGAGTTTGTAAAAAAATTCTCTCCCTTTATTCATGGCGCCAACATTGAACGATTTATAGAAGAATTAAACAAAGCACACTTTCACATGGAGCGAAATGCAAGTGCAAAAATATTATTTATGGATTTGGCATTTAAGTTCAACGAGTTGTTGAACGTACCGAAGCCAGAGATGATTAATTAG
- a CDS encoding phosphoglycerate kinase produces MKTVDNYNFSGQKALIRVDFNVPLDAQYNITDDTRIRAALPTINKILKDGGSVILMSHLGRPKEGPTEKYSLKHTVNHLSGLLNVPVSFASDCIGDVATNAAKALNAGEVLLLENLRFHKEEEKGDLDFAKQLSTLGTFYVNDAFGTAHRAHASTAVIAQFFPNNKCFGYVMSGEIASVNKVLNGAVKPFTAIMGGAKVSDKILILEQLINKADNIIIGGGMAFTFVKAQGGQIGKSLVEEDKLDTALNILKTAKAKGVNIYIPVDAIVADNFANEANKQTVDIKAIPDGWMGLDIGPKTEAIYADVIANSKTILWNGPMGVFEMSSFESGTKSVAEAIVAATKKGAFSLIGGGDSVAAINKYKFANDVSYVSTGGGALLEYIESGSLPGVEAVEK; encoded by the coding sequence ATGAAAACCGTTGACAATTATAATTTTTCTGGACAAAAAGCATTGATTCGTGTAGACTTTAATGTTCCGTTAGATGCTCAATATAATATTACTGATGATACCCGCATTCGCGCGGCCTTGCCGACCATCAATAAAATTTTGAAAGATGGCGGAAGCGTCATTTTAATGTCGCATTTGGGTCGACCGAAAGAAGGGCCAACCGAAAAGTATTCCCTAAAACATACCGTAAATCATTTGTCAGGGCTATTAAACGTCCCTGTTTCGTTTGCCTCTGATTGTATTGGTGATGTAGCAACTAACGCGGCAAAAGCTTTAAACGCTGGCGAAGTGCTGCTTTTGGAAAATTTACGTTTTCACAAAGAAGAAGAAAAAGGGGATCTTGATTTTGCAAAACAACTTTCAACCCTTGGAACATTTTATGTGAACGATGCTTTCGGAACGGCCCACAGAGCGCATGCTTCCACAGCTGTGATTGCACAGTTTTTTCCGAATAATAAATGTTTTGGTTATGTAATGAGTGGAGAAATTGCAAGTGTAAACAAAGTATTAAATGGTGCAGTAAAGCCATTCACAGCTATTATGGGTGGAGCAAAAGTATCAGATAAAATTTTGATTTTAGAACAACTCATCAACAAGGCCGATAACATCATTATCGGTGGCGGAATGGCGTTTACCTTTGTGAAAGCGCAAGGCGGACAAATTGGAAAATCGTTGGTGGAAGAAGATAAATTGGATACAGCATTAAACATTTTGAAAACAGCAAAAGCAAAAGGCGTAAACATTTACATTCCAGTAGATGCAATTGTTGCTGATAACTTTGCAAACGAGGCTAACAAACAAACCGTTGATATAAAAGCGATTCCGGACGGATGGATGGGACTCGATATCGGACCAAAAACAGAAGCAATTTATGCCGATGTGATTGCGAATTCGAAAACCATTTTGTGGAACGGACCAATGGGCGTGTTTGAAATGAGTTCGTTTGAAAGTGGAACCAAATCCGTTGCTGAAGCCATCGTTGCTGCAACAAAAAAAGGTGCATTCTCTTTAATTGGTGGTGGCGACTCTGTTGCGGCCATCAACAAATATAAATTCGCTAACGATGTTTCCTATGTTTCTACCGGTGGTGGTGCATTGTTGGAATACATCGAGAGTGGAAGTTTGCCGGGTGTAGAAGCGGTGGAGAAATAG
- a CDS encoding gliding motility lipoprotein GldH encodes MNHVQKQISKLIQTTLFLLSVMLLASCDGGRIFEKNQEMPQSGWAQSNKITFDVEIKDPATPAHFYVNVRNSEGYPYSNLFLFIKTVFPNGKFSNDTLECVLADEKGKWLGTGVGDIYDNQIPFKRNVRFPMAGTYRFEIEQGMRSETVPLIMDVGLRIEKAE; translated from the coding sequence ATGAATCACGTTCAAAAACAAATTTCAAAATTAATACAGACGACACTTTTTCTGTTGAGTGTGATGCTGTTAGCGTCTTGTGACGGAGGCCGTATTTTTGAAAAAAACCAAGAAATGCCACAGAGTGGTTGGGCGCAAAGCAACAAAATAACATTTGATGTCGAGATCAAAGATCCAGCAACACCGGCACACTTCTATGTGAATGTGCGCAACTCAGAAGGTTATCCGTATTCTAATTTGTTTTTGTTTATTAAAACCGTTTTCCCGAATGGAAAATTTTCCAATGATACCTTGGAGTGTGTTTTGGCAGATGAGAAAGGAAAGTGGCTGGGAACAGGTGTGGGAGATATTTATGATAATCAAATACCATTTAAACGAAATGTGCGTTTTCCAATGGCCGGGACATATCGTTTTGAAATAGAACAAGGCATGCGGTCAGAAACCGTTCCATTGATTATGGATGTAGGGTTGCGAATCGAGAAAGCAGAATAA
- a CDS encoding CoA transferase subunit B: MLDKIGIAKRIAKEIKDGYYVNLGIGIPTLVANYIPQGMNVVLQSENGLLGMGPFPFEGEEDADLINAGKQTITTVPGSAFFDSAMSFGMIRSRKVDLTILGAMEVADNGDIANWKIPGKMVKGMGGAMDLVASAKNIIVAMQHVNKAGESKLLPKCDLPLTGIHCVKKIVTELAVLDVTPQGFKLLERAPGVSVEDIKKATLGRLIVEGEIPEMIID; encoded by the coding sequence ATGCTAGACAAAATTGGAATCGCGAAACGCATCGCAAAAGAAATAAAAGACGGCTATTATGTGAATTTAGGGATCGGAATTCCGACCCTGGTAGCCAATTACATTCCACAAGGAATGAACGTTGTTCTACAGTCGGAAAACGGCCTTTTAGGAATGGGTCCCTTTCCGTTTGAAGGAGAAGAAGACGCAGATTTGATCAATGCAGGAAAACAAACCATTACCACCGTTCCTGGATCAGCGTTCTTTGATTCCGCAATGAGTTTTGGAATGATTCGTTCCAGAAAAGTGGATTTAACCATTTTAGGTGCGATGGAAGTGGCCGACAATGGCGACATTGCCAACTGGAAAATTCCGGGCAAAATGGTAAAAGGTATGGGTGGCGCAATGGACTTGGTGGCATCTGCAAAAAACATTATTGTTGCCATGCAACATGTAAATAAAGCAGGAGAGTCAAAACTCTTGCCCAAATGCGACTTGCCGCTTACTGGCATTCATTGTGTAAAAAAGATTGTTACGGAGCTGGCAGTATTGGATGTTACTCCACAAGGATTTAAATTATTAGAACGCGCACCAGGCGTTTCGGTTGAAGACATTAAAAAAGCAACCTTAGGAAGATTAATCGTGGAAGGTGAAATTCCGGAAATGATTATTGATTAA
- a CDS encoding glycosyltransferase family 39 protein codes for MNRLKKITHNHFLLLFVIAVASTLRFWDFSSMQFMHDELSAVIRSQANSFSELIYKTKTTDVHPVGVPVFVHYWTKLFGTNEMVVKFPFIIFGLVSIYYSYKIAEKWFNATVAIFTAAFLATLQFPTMYGQLERPYATGMLFSVLMVWCWTQFLFSENSKNKHAIGFVLFASLCTYNHYFSLLFAGLVGATGLFFLTKENAKKYILMCVMVLILFLPHVSILLFHLSIGGGGEESWLGKPQPDWLITFLQYAFHYSKFVYLLVTILFLGGFYFYNKEKKVLYKMRIVALVWAVFVPCLAYFYSITKTPVLQFSTFTFSFPFLLMFIFSFYGTLKTAVKTSLLVIIVFVNTYTLFANRKHHPLFYKHPYEEMARISDKAIAAFGPSKVSVAHFAMEGFVDFYFKKLGMQFNYFRVDKHDTRAFITFLENERTDYFVAGNLHLEYYQLIKERYPYVISKNEGFTFTVYCFSKIKPKEEIKEKVVLSENQSELFFVKNKKNHWEKAKNMSEDPVYPGTFYMRLDSTEEFSAGFSAKLIDIVKSRHSILNVSAEISTGKEASNPTVVVSIDEGGKSLLWRGSELNQYKTNPLFFNSVYVSHLFSGMDLEQHPDATLKIYIWNRDKKATLIRNFKVEVIESNPMIYGLYEPIE; via the coding sequence GTGAACCGCCTAAAAAAAATAACGCACAACCATTTCTTACTCCTCTTTGTAATAGCGGTAGCATCAACCCTTCGTTTCTGGGACTTTTCGTCCATGCAATTCATGCATGATGAGCTGAGTGCTGTTATTCGCTCGCAAGCCAATAGTTTTTCAGAACTGATTTATAAAACAAAAACAACAGACGTGCATCCGGTTGGTGTACCTGTTTTTGTTCACTATTGGACAAAACTGTTTGGCACCAACGAGATGGTTGTGAAATTTCCGTTTATTATTTTTGGTTTAGTTTCTATTTACTATTCGTATAAAATTGCTGAAAAATGGTTTAATGCAACCGTTGCGATTTTCACTGCTGCATTTTTAGCGACTCTGCAATTCCCCACCATGTATGGGCAACTAGAGCGACCTTACGCCACCGGGATGTTGTTTTCGGTGTTGATGGTTTGGTGTTGGACACAATTTTTATTCTCTGAAAACAGCAAAAACAAACACGCAATCGGCTTTGTGTTGTTTGCTTCGCTGTGCACCTATAACCATTATTTCAGTTTGTTGTTTGCCGGATTGGTAGGAGCAACCGGCTTATTTTTCTTGACAAAAGAAAATGCGAAAAAATATATTTTGATGTGTGTGATGGTATTGATTTTGTTTCTTCCTCATGTTTCTATTCTACTTTTTCATTTATCAATAGGAGGAGGAGGAGAAGAGAGCTGGCTCGGAAAGCCACAGCCAGATTGGCTCATCACATTTTTACAATACGCGTTTCATTATTCCAAATTCGTTTATCTCTTAGTAACGATTTTGTTTTTAGGCGGGTTTTATTTTTATAACAAAGAAAAAAAAGTGTTGTATAAAATGCGCATTGTCGCATTGGTATGGGCCGTTTTTGTTCCCTGTTTGGCCTATTTTTACTCCATTACAAAAACCCCGGTATTGCAATTTTCCACCTTCACATTTTCGTTTCCGTTTTTATTGATGTTTATTTTTTCGTTTTATGGAACACTGAAAACAGCTGTAAAAACAAGTCTTTTGGTAATCATTGTTTTTGTGAATACATATACGTTATTTGCAAACCGAAAACACCATCCGCTTTTTTATAAACATCCGTATGAAGAAATGGCGAGAATCAGTGACAAAGCCATTGCTGCTTTTGGCCCAAGCAAAGTGTCGGTTGCGCATTTTGCAATGGAAGGATTTGTTGATTTTTATTTTAAAAAGCTCGGAATGCAGTTTAATTATTTCCGTGTAGACAAGCATGATACGAGAGCGTTTATTACTTTTTTAGAAAACGAGCGAACCGATTATTTTGTTGCCGGAAATTTGCATTTGGAATATTATCAGTTGATTAAAGAGCGCTATCCTTATGTTATCAGCAAGAACGAAGGCTTCACGTTTACCGTGTATTGTTTTTCCAAAATTAAGCCGAAGGAGGAAATTAAAGAAAAGGTTGTATTGTCTGAAAACCAGAGTGAGCTCTTTTTTGTGAAGAACAAAAAGAATCACTGGGAAAAAGCAAAAAATATGTCGGAGGATCCTGTTTATCCTGGAACATTTTATATGCGATTGGATAGTACAGAAGAATTTAGTGCGGGCTTTTCAGCGAAATTAATAGACATTGTAAAATCGCGACATTCAATTTTGAATGTAAGTGCTGAAATCAGCACCGGAAAAGAAGCGTCCAACCCCACAGTTGTTGTTTCAATAGATGAAGGTGGAAAGTCTTTGTTGTGGAGGGGCTCAGAGCTGAATCAATACAAAACAAACCCGCTATTTTTTAATTCGGTGTATGTTTCCCATTTGTTTTCGGGAATGGATTTGGAGCAACACCCGGATGCAACCCTAAAAATATACATTTGGAATCGGGATAAAAAGGCAACCTTGATTCGCAACTTTAAAGTAGAAGTAATTGAAAGTAATCCGATGATTTACGGCTTGTATGAGCCGATAGAGTGA
- a CDS encoding T9SS type A sorting domain-containing protein: MKRIIILLVVVCFAKITIAQLYQSFPTDSAVWRQASANWNYPNHFQRDYNYNIQGDTLFSGNTYHKVYKTLVASDYVLGSPTGPFNLVNGPTLVDSNKYVGAIREDLSKHVYFLPDTITTTSEILLYDFNLNVGDTLAYSYNNSSYFLGYNYVSGIDSVLVGTQFHKCFHITSNAGYPNYVSIIEGVGSTFGLLEMMIDPFEWSDNLICYTYNGQHVWADSIGRPPTYIPANCSLPVGISEHGETFPVAIFPNPTTGIVTIKTSFLEKSSVEIVDVLGKRIYQSEEQGFEFVIDLAHQPKGIYFLKVRSGNKISKTQKIVLQ, translated from the coding sequence ATGAAGCGAATAATAATACTTTTAGTAGTTGTTTGTTTTGCAAAAATAACAATTGCTCAGCTGTATCAATCATTTCCAACTGATAGTGCGGTATGGCGACAAGCAAGCGCAAACTGGAACTATCCAAACCACTTTCAAAGAGATTACAACTATAACATTCAGGGCGACACACTTTTTTCAGGCAATACTTATCATAAGGTGTATAAAACCTTAGTGGCATCCGATTATGTTCTTGGTTCGCCAACAGGGCCTTTTAATCTTGTTAATGGGCCAACATTGGTTGACAGCAACAAATATGTTGGTGCAATCAGAGAAGATTTATCCAAACACGTATATTTTTTGCCCGACACCATCACAACCACTTCAGAGATATTATTGTACGATTTTAATTTGAATGTGGGTGATACGCTTGCCTATTCTTATAACAATAGTTCTTACTTTCTTGGCTACAACTATGTTTCAGGAATTGACTCCGTTTTGGTTGGAACACAATTTCATAAATGTTTCCACATAACATCCAATGCTGGGTACCCAAATTATGTTTCAATCATTGAAGGGGTTGGTAGTACATTTGGCTTATTAGAAATGATGATTGATCCATTTGAGTGGTCGGACAATTTAATTTGTTATACGTATAATGGTCAGCATGTTTGGGCTGACTCGATTGGTCGCCCTCCAACATACATTCCTGCAAACTGTTCACTTCCTGTTGGGATTAGTGAGCACGGAGAAACGTTTCCTGTTGCCATTTTCCCAAATCCTACAACTGGAATTGTAACAATAAAAACATCGTTTTTGGAAAAATCTTCCGTAGAAATAGTAGATGTTTTAGGCAAACGAATTTATCAATCGGAAGAACAGGGTTTTGAGTTCGTCATCGACTTAGCACATCAGCCCAAAGGCATTTATTTTCTAAAAGTCCGGTCGGGCAATAAAATCAGCAAAACCCAGAAAATTGTTTTGCAATAA